A genomic window from Winogradskyella sp. J14-2 includes:
- a CDS encoding RNA polymerase sigma factor yields MHQQINKLIRACKKGNQVAQMRLYDQYCDAMFTVASRYLNNDEDAKDAMQEGFLKAFTNLDKYKPEYTFGAWLKRIVINQCLDVLRQRKIEFSEVIVSELQITNEDNWDFDSNISKKDILNAIEQLNEKHKIVIKLYLIDGYDHGEISEILDIPVKTSRTHLRRGKLKLQELLKPKYNEARY; encoded by the coding sequence ATGCATCAGCAAATAAACAAATTAATACGAGCATGTAAAAAAGGTAATCAAGTTGCGCAAATGCGGCTTTACGATCAATATTGCGATGCCATGTTTACAGTAGCAAGTAGATATCTCAATAATGATGAAGACGCCAAAGATGCTATGCAAGAAGGGTTTTTAAAAGCATTTACGAATTTAGATAAATATAAGCCAGAATACACTTTTGGAGCATGGCTAAAGCGGATTGTTATCAATCAGTGCTTAGATGTTTTAAGGCAAAGAAAGATTGAATTTTCAGAAGTAATAGTTTCAGAATTACAAATAACTAATGAAGATAATTGGGATTTTGATAGCAACATCAGTAAAAAAGACATATTAAATGCCATAGAGCAACTCAACGAAAAACATAAAATAGTTATAAAGCTTTACCTCATTGATGGATATGACCATGGTGAAATTTCAGAAATATTAGATATACCAGTAAAAACATCCAGAACACATCTTAGAAGGGGTAAATTAAAATTACAAGAACTCTTAAAACCAAAGTACAATGAAGCAAGATATTAG
- a CDS encoding RNA polymerase sigma factor — MTTNDENILITAIKNGDTKAYAQLVDRYKDLVYTLALRMLKHREEAEEVAQDTFIKVFKSLDKFKGDSKFSTWIYRVAYNTCLDTIKKNKKHLNNVAIDEFTYNKLDTIDNALDNIIKEEKCDLIKKCISKLPEDSSALLTLFYFEELSLDEISKIINIEANTVKVKLFRARKKLAVILEQYFQPKTA, encoded by the coding sequence ATGACCACCAACGACGAAAACATATTAATTACTGCTATTAAAAATGGCGATACTAAGGCATATGCACAATTAGTAGATCGTTATAAGGATTTGGTGTATACATTAGCCTTGCGCATGTTAAAGCATAGAGAAGAGGCAGAGGAAGTGGCGCAAGATACGTTCATTAAGGTGTTTAAGTCTTTAGACAAGTTTAAAGGAGATTCAAAATTCTCTACTTGGATATATAGAGTTGCCTATAATACATGCTTGGATACAATTAAAAAGAATAAAAAGCATCTCAATAATGTAGCTATAGATGAATTTACATATAATAAATTAGATACTATAGATAATGCATTAGACAATATTATTAAAGAGGAAAAATGTGATTTGATAAAGAAATGTATTAGCAAATTACCGGAAGACAGTAGTGCCTTATTAACGTTATTTTATTTTGAAGAATTATCTTTAGATGAAATATCAAAAATTATAAATATTGAAGCCAATACGGTAAAAGTGAAGCTTTTTAGAGCCCGAAAAAAATTGGCCGTAATTTTAGAACAGTATTTTCAACCCAAAACAGCTTGA
- a CDS encoding DUF6249 domain-containing protein, with the protein MDEEILIPISLFAAIFGMVYLYFSTRNKERLALIEKGADASIFNIGKRSGSSWKVIVLNLAFLLMGIGLGVFIANILDTYTVLDDDAVYPSMIFLMAGIGLYVGYTQTKKALDSE; encoded by the coding sequence ATGGACGAAGAAATATTAATACCTATCAGTCTTTTTGCAGCTATTTTTGGAATGGTATACCTATACTTTTCTACCAGAAACAAAGAACGTCTTGCACTTATAGAAAAAGGAGCAGATGCCAGTATATTTAATATTGGCAAGCGCTCTGGGTCTTCATGGAAAGTTATAGTACTAAACTTAGCATTTCTATTAATGGGTATAGGTTTAGGCGTATTTATTGCCAACATTTTAGACACTTATACTGTACTAGATGATGATGCAGTATATCCTTCAATGATATTCTTAATGGCTGGTATTGGTTTGTATGTGGGCTATACACAAACTAAGAAAGCTTTGGATTCAGAATAA
- a CDS encoding MauE/DoxX family redox-associated membrane protein produces the protein MNNPIGLYIMAGMYILAGLMHFVKPKMYMRIMPRYLPNHKFLVLLSGIAEIVLGVALLFSETRAFAIYGIIAMLVVFLLVHFYMLSSEKASAGIPNWILILRIPLQFLLMYWAWVYLN, from the coding sequence ATGAATAACCCAATTGGACTATACATTATGGCTGGCATGTACATTCTGGCAGGCCTTATGCACTTTGTTAAACCCAAAATGTATATGCGTATCATGCCAAGATACTTACCAAACCACAAATTTCTTGTGCTGCTGAGTGGTATTGCCGAAATTGTTTTGGGAGTTGCTCTATTATTCTCAGAAACTAGAGCATTTGCTATTTATGGTATCATAGCAATGCTAGTTGTATTTCTGTTAGTTCATTTTTATATGTTATCTAGTGAAAAAGCTTCTGCAGGCATACCAAATTGGATATTAATTTTAAGAATTCCACTTCAATTTTTATTGATGTATTGGGCTTGGGTTTATTTGAATTGA
- a CDS encoding M15 family metallopeptidase, which yields MKNKILISIIALGLLCFGFYQKKELPEGFVYVKSVIPDLDVALKYYTTNNFVGDTIDGYKSNRLILTLAAAEKLKLVQEELQEQNLCLLVHDGYRPQRAVNHFVRWAKVLNDTVNKSVFYPDVKKRNLFKAGYIASKSGHSRGSTVDLTIIDGNTGKPLDMGSPFDFFGEQSWVDYPNITEQQKENRQILQRIMLKHNFRNYPKEWWHFTLRWEPYPKTYFDFEVE from the coding sequence ATGAAAAATAAAATTCTCATATCAATAATTGCTTTAGGTCTTTTGTGCTTTGGTTTTTACCAGAAAAAAGAGTTGCCTGAAGGATTTGTGTACGTTAAGTCGGTAATACCAGATCTCGATGTAGCGTTAAAATATTATACCACAAACAATTTTGTTGGTGATACCATTGATGGTTACAAATCTAATCGTTTAATTTTAACTCTAGCAGCAGCAGAAAAGCTGAAGTTAGTGCAAGAAGAACTGCAAGAGCAAAATTTATGTTTGTTGGTTCATGATGGTTACAGACCACAGCGTGCTGTAAACCATTTTGTGCGTTGGGCAAAAGTATTGAATGACACAGTGAATAAGTCTGTTTTTTATCCTGATGTAAAAAAGCGGAATTTATTTAAGGCTGGTTACATAGCCTCAAAATCTGGACATAGTAGAGGAAGCACAGTTGATCTTACGATTATAGATGGCAATACTGGTAAACCCTTAGATATGGGAAGTCCTTTTGACTTTTTTGGTGAACAATCTTGGGTAGACTATCCTAATATTACAGAGCAACAAAAAGAGAATCGTCAGATATTGCAACGCATCATGTTAAAACACAATTTTAGAAATTACCCAAAAGAATGGTGGCATTTTACCTTGCGTTGGGAACCTTACCCGAAAACTTATTTTGATTTTGAGGTTGAGTAA
- a CDS encoding alpha-ketoglutarate-dependent dioxygenase AlkB family protein codes for MNLFSEEKQHFILPNAELIYVPEFFNSQESDNYYRIIKDETNWQHDDITVFGKTYKQPRLTALFGETNQTYSYSNITMHPEAFTKDLLNIKSKVEKFSDETFNTLLINLYRDGSDSNGWHADNEKELGKNPIIASVSFGEERPFHFKHRTIKDERHKIILEHGSLLLMKGEMQHYWLHQIAKTKRHIQPRINLTFRRLVQV; via the coding sequence ATGAACTTGTTTTCGGAAGAGAAACAACATTTTATTTTACCAAATGCCGAGCTTATCTATGTACCTGAGTTTTTCAATTCTCAGGAATCCGACAACTATTATAGAATTATAAAAGACGAAACGAACTGGCAACATGATGATATTACGGTTTTTGGAAAAACGTATAAACAGCCTAGGTTAACAGCACTTTTTGGAGAAACAAACCAAACCTACAGTTACTCTAACATCACAATGCATCCTGAAGCGTTTACGAAAGACTTATTGAATATTAAATCTAAAGTTGAAAAATTCTCAGATGAAACATTCAATACATTGTTAATCAATTTGTATCGCGATGGCAGTGATAGTAACGGTTGGCATGCAGATAACGAAAAAGAATTAGGAAAAAATCCAATTATCGCGTCAGTTAGTTTTGGTGAAGAACGACCATTTCATTTTAAACATAGAACCATCAAAGACGAACGTCACAAAATAATATTAGAACACGGCAGTTTACTACTAATGAAAGGCGAAATGCAACATTATTGGTTGCATCAAATTGCCAAAACTAAACGACATATACAACCGAGAATAAACTTAACATTTAGAAGACTTGTACAAGTGTAA
- a CDS encoding alpha/beta hydrolase family protein, which translates to MKHYIALVLILIFSVSFSQEKTFTEEEVSISKFIDGTLLIPNDDQKSALAIIIAGSGPTDRNGNQNFLKNNSLKKLAENLTNSGIASFRYDKRVVKQIRQGNVDKDMMFDDFVNDAKDVINYFKEKETYSKIYVIGHSQGSLVGMLASKENVDGFISLAGAGQNIGDVIVDQVTNMAPKLGEEAQKVVDKLKKGETTTDYPQALVSVFNVDIQPFMMNWMQYNPTEVINELKIPVLIVNGTKDLQVSEDEAKLLKEANEKAQLQIIENMNHVFLEIKGDDLENSKSYNEAFREISTELVDSIVEFIN; encoded by the coding sequence ATGAAGCATTATATAGCATTAGTTTTAATATTGATTTTTTCCGTTTCTTTTAGTCAAGAAAAAACATTTACAGAAGAAGAAGTTTCAATTTCTAAATTTATTGATGGGACTTTACTAATCCCTAACGATGATCAAAAATCAGCTTTAGCTATTATTATAGCGGGTTCTGGTCCAACAGACAGAAACGGAAATCAGAACTTTTTAAAAAATAATTCGTTAAAAAAACTTGCTGAGAATTTAACTAACAGCGGTATAGCCTCTTTTAGATACGACAAGCGCGTGGTTAAGCAAATAAGGCAAGGTAATGTAGATAAAGATATGATGTTTGATGATTTTGTTAATGATGCAAAAGATGTCATCAATTATTTTAAGGAGAAAGAAACATACTCAAAAATCTATGTTATTGGTCATAGTCAAGGAAGTCTAGTTGGCATGCTAGCTTCAAAGGAAAATGTAGACGGTTTTATATCATTAGCTGGTGCAGGCCAAAACATTGGTGATGTTATCGTAGATCAGGTTACAAACATGGCACCCAAACTTGGTGAAGAAGCGCAAAAAGTGGTGGATAAACTAAAAAAAGGTGAAACTACAACTGATTATCCTCAGGCATTAGTTTCTGTTTTCAATGTAGATATTCAACCTTTTATGATGAATTGGATGCAATACAATCCTACCGAAGTTATTAACGAATTGAAGATTCCTGTACTTATTGTTAATGGTACTAAAGATCTTCAAGTATCAGAAGATGAGGCAAAACTACTTAAAGAAGCAAACGAAAAAGCTCAATTACAGATTATTGAAAACATGAATCATGTCTTCTTGGAAATTAAAGGTGATGATTTAGAAAATTCAAAATCTTACAATGAAGCTTTCAGAGAAATTTCAACTGAACTTGTTGATAGTATTGTAGAGTTTATAAATTGA
- a CDS encoding SPFH domain-containing protein, translated as MKEEKIIIPANGYFMLFVFLVVFFGSIATIITLKTPWPIITIVLSLVMAFGFVMVQPNGSRVLLLFGKYVGTIKKNGFYWVNPFFTKKKISLRASNFDSERLKVNDKLGNPVMISTILVWRVQDTYKAAFDVDNYENFVRVQTDAAVRKLASMYPYDNFADEGHDEDITLRSSVNEVSEALEKEIDERLSIAGIEVLEARIGYLAYAQEIANAMLKRQQATAIVAARHKIVEGAVSMVEMALEELNKNQVVELDEERKAAMVSNLMVVLCGDKEAAPVVNTGTLSH; from the coding sequence ATGAAAGAAGAAAAAATCATCATCCCAGCAAATGGCTACTTTATGCTGTTTGTATTTTTAGTTGTATTCTTTGGCAGTATTGCAACTATAATTACTTTAAAAACACCATGGCCAATTATTACTATAGTTTTATCTCTTGTTATGGCTTTTGGGTTTGTAATGGTACAACCAAACGGATCTAGAGTACTGCTCTTGTTTGGTAAGTATGTAGGTACTATTAAAAAGAATGGTTTTTACTGGGTAAATCCATTTTTCACTAAAAAGAAAATCTCACTTAGAGCAAGTAACTTTGATAGTGAGCGTCTTAAAGTAAATGACAAACTTGGTAATCCCGTGATGATAAGTACCATTTTGGTATGGCGTGTGCAAGACACCTACAAAGCTGCTTTTGATGTAGACAACTACGAAAACTTTGTGCGTGTGCAAACCGATGCTGCAGTGCGTAAATTGGCAAGTATGTATCCTTACGATAATTTTGCGGACGAAGGGCATGATGAAGACATTACACTTCGCTCTAGTGTAAACGAAGTTAGCGAGGCCTTAGAAAAAGAAATTGACGAGCGCTTATCTATTGCCGGAATTGAAGTTTTAGAAGCACGAATTGGTTACTTAGCTTATGCTCAAGAAATCGCAAATGCTATGCTAAAGCGTCAGCAAGCTACTGCTATTGTTGCTGCGAGACATAAAATTGTTGAAGGTGCTGTAAGCATGGTAGAAATGGCTTTAGAAGAACTCAATAAAAACCAAGTTGTTGAACTAGACGAGGAACGTAAAGCAGCAATGGTAAGTAATCTTATGGTTGTTCTTTGTGGAGATAAAGAAGCTGCACCAGTAGTTAATACCGGAACATTAAGTCATTAG
- a CDS encoding DUF4177 domain-containing protein — protein MKEYKVIKPKLGWKNHTDRLEDILNKYAKEGWRLAEITPNQHMISFIVFERDKNR, from the coding sequence ATGAAAGAATACAAAGTTATAAAGCCAAAACTAGGCTGGAAAAATCATACTGACAGATTGGAAGACATTCTAAACAAGTATGCAAAAGAAGGTTGGCGATTGGCCGAAATAACACCAAACCAACATATGATATCGTTTATAGTTTTTGAACGTGATAAAAATAGATAA
- a CDS encoding Arc family DNA binding domain-containing protein yields MSKKKAFALRINEDMLKAIEKWAADEFRSTNGQIEWMLMQHLKEHNRQPKKKDKPDEEK; encoded by the coding sequence ATGTCTAAGAAAAAAGCCTTTGCATTACGAATAAATGAAGATATGCTAAAAGCCATTGAAAAATGGGCAGCAGATGAGTTTCGTAGTACCAACGGACAAATAGAATGGATGCTAATGCAACATCTAAAAGAACACAACAGACAACCCAAAAAGAAAGATAAACCAGATGAAGAAAAGTGA